A genomic segment from Truepera sp. encodes:
- a CDS encoding copper-translocating P-type ATPase — protein MNDHDHHDHHGSATSTEDPWTEAIESEPHVRHAEHDAQLAHSHHAGHGDHAGHDAHGAHAGHGGHDKHAGHSPEMFRDRFWVALVLTLPILYFSEQFQAWFGYQAVSFPGSEWVNPVLGTVLYLYGGLVFLQGARHELAAKQPGMMTLISLAITVAYVYSMAVALGVPGIPFFWELSTLIAIMLLGHWIEMASVQGASRALENLASLIPHTAHRIVNGAIEDVPVSELRHGDRILVRPGEQLPADGVVTEGRSSVNEAFLTGESRPVPKEEGSEVVAGAVNGEGALTVEVARTGGETTLSQIQRLVEEAQASRSRFQNLADRAAGWLFYIAVAAGVITFVAWLAASGDLQQAIARTVTVLVIACPHALGLAIPLVTVNATAMSAANGILVRNREAFERARDIGIVAFDKTGTLTEGKFGVNAAHVHGMDERDALAVTAALETRSEHPLAQAIVEEARSRGLSLPASQDFEVVAGKGVKARVDGVTYTVGRPEWVEEQGLAFPEALKGALAEAEARGESAIVLMNEQTALAVFGLADRVRQRAKDTIRALKAAGVEPVMITGDAEAVARTVAAELGIERYYARVLPGEKAEKVRELQKRARTAFVGDGINDAPALLEADLGIAIGAGTNVAIESADLVLIENDPLDVLAALKLSRATYRKMMQNLAWATGYNAVAIPLAAGVLAGIGFLLSPAVGAVLMSVSTIVVAFNAMLLRRTDLSAA, from the coding sequence GATAGAGAGCGAGCCGCACGTCCGCCACGCTGAGCACGACGCCCAGCTCGCCCACAGTCATCACGCTGGCCACGGCGACCACGCCGGGCACGACGCTCACGGCGCGCACGCCGGCCACGGCGGGCACGACAAGCACGCCGGCCACTCGCCGGAGATGTTCCGCGACCGCTTCTGGGTCGCGCTCGTGCTGACGCTGCCCATCCTCTACTTCAGCGAGCAGTTCCAGGCCTGGTTCGGCTACCAGGCGGTAAGCTTCCCCGGCTCCGAGTGGGTCAACCCCGTGCTCGGCACCGTGCTGTACCTCTACGGCGGGCTCGTCTTCCTGCAGGGCGCCCGCCACGAGCTCGCCGCCAAGCAACCCGGCATGATGACGCTGATCAGCCTCGCCATCACCGTCGCCTACGTCTACAGCATGGCGGTGGCACTCGGCGTGCCCGGCATACCATTCTTCTGGGAGCTCTCCACCCTCATCGCCATCATGCTGCTGGGCCACTGGATCGAGATGGCCAGCGTGCAGGGCGCCTCCAGGGCGCTTGAGAACCTCGCCTCGCTAATCCCCCATACCGCCCACCGCATCGTGAACGGCGCCATCGAGGACGTGCCCGTGTCCGAGCTGCGCCACGGCGACCGCATCCTGGTGCGCCCGGGCGAGCAGCTCCCCGCCGACGGCGTGGTGACGGAGGGGCGCAGCAGCGTCAACGAGGCGTTCCTCACCGGCGAGTCCAGGCCCGTGCCCAAGGAGGAAGGCTCCGAGGTCGTGGCCGGCGCCGTCAACGGTGAGGGCGCCCTCACTGTCGAGGTCGCCCGCACGGGCGGCGAGACCACCCTGTCGCAGATCCAGCGCCTCGTCGAGGAGGCGCAGGCGTCGCGCAGCCGGTTCCAGAACCTCGCCGACCGCGCCGCCGGCTGGCTCTTCTACATCGCCGTGGCCGCGGGCGTCATCACCTTCGTGGCGTGGCTGGCCGCCTCCGGCGACCTGCAGCAGGCCATCGCCCGCACCGTCACGGTGCTGGTCATCGCTTGCCCCCACGCCCTCGGCCTCGCCATCCCGCTCGTGACCGTCAACGCCACCGCCATGAGCGCCGCCAACGGCATCCTGGTGCGCAACCGCGAGGCGTTCGAGCGCGCCCGCGACATCGGCATCGTCGCCTTCGACAAGACCGGCACCCTCACCGAAGGCAAGTTCGGCGTCAACGCCGCGCACGTCCACGGCATGGACGAACGCGACGCGCTAGCCGTCACCGCCGCGCTCGAGACGCGCAGCGAACATCCCCTGGCGCAGGCCATCGTGGAGGAGGCGCGCTCGCGCGGCCTGAGCCTGCCCGCGTCCCAGGACTTCGAGGTCGTGGCCGGCAAGGGCGTCAAGGCGCGCGTGGACGGCGTCACCTACACCGTCGGCCGCCCCGAGTGGGTCGAAGAGCAGGGGCTAGCGTTCCCCGAGGCGCTCAAGGGCGCCCTGGCGGAGGCGGAGGCGCGCGGCGAGAGCGCCATCGTCCTCATGAACGAGCAGACCGCCCTCGCCGTGTTCGGCCTCGCCGACCGCGTGCGCCAGCGGGCGAAGGACACCATCCGCGCCCTCAAGGCCGCCGGGGTCGAGCCCGTGATGATCACCGGCGACGCGGAGGCCGTGGCGCGAACCGTCGCCGCCGAGCTCGGCATCGAGCGCTACTACGCCCGCGTGTTGCCGGGCGAGAAGGCGGAGAAGGTGCGTGAGCTGCAGAAACGCGCGCGCACCGCCTTCGTGGGCGACGGCATCAACGACGCCCCGGCCCTGCTCGAGGCCGACCTGGGCATCGCCATCGGCGCCGGCACCAACGTCGCCATCGAATCGGCCGACCTGGTGCTCATCGAGAACGACCCGCTCGACGTGCTTGCCGCCCTCAAGCTCTCACGCGCCACCTACCGAAAGATGATGCAGAACCTGGCGTGGGCCACCGGCTACAACGCCGTCGCCATCCCCCTCGCCGCCGGTGTGCTGGCTGGCATCGGCTTCCTGCTCTCGCCGGCGGTGGGCGCCGTGCTCATGAGCGTCTCGACCATCGTGGTGGCGTTCAACGCCATGCTGCTGCGCCGCACCGACCTCTCCGCCGCGTGA
- a CDS encoding YHS domain-containing protein, translated as MTAPTALDETRGAPALPRGYGLPDDTDLRIDPVCGQVVNAGYAPYSRARGGATYHFCGPGCRARFDAEPGAFTGDRGNVPHW; from the coding sequence ATGACCGCGCCGACCGCCTTGGACGAGACCCGGGGCGCGCCCGCCCTACCAAGGGGTTATGGGCTTCCCGACGACACTGACCTGAGGATCGACCCCGTGTGCGGTCAGGTCGTGAACGCCGGCTACGCCCCGTACTCCCGGGCGCGCGGCGGTGCGACCTATCACTTCTGCGGCCCAGGCTGCCGGGCGCGCTTCGACGCCGAGCCCGGCGCCTTCACCGGGGACCGCGGTAACGTCCCCCACTGGTAG
- a CDS encoding heavy metal-associated domain-containing protein, whose protein sequence is MKHEHTTPCTQRSQGPDDCHLAPVAAEAAPQVGGTPALLSLDVTGMGCPACAARVRNALVAVRGVIGAEVRLESGRGSVVYDPRRAYPLRLLEAIEHEGRRSRHAYRATVTGVRLLASP, encoded by the coding sequence ATGAAGCACGAGCATACAACCCCCTGCACCCAGCGCAGCCAGGGGCCCGACGACTGCCACCTGGCGCCCGTCGCGGCCGAAGCGGCCCCGCAAGTTGGAGGCACGCCGGCGCTCCTCTCTCTCGACGTCACCGGCATGGGGTGCCCCGCGTGCGCGGCGCGCGTTCGCAACGCGCTCGTCGCCGTGCGAGGTGTGATCGGCGCCGAGGTGCGGCTCGAAAGCGGGCGCGGGAGCGTCGTCTACGATCCACGGCGCGCCTATCCGCTACGGCTGCTCGAAGCCATCGAACATGAGGGCCGGCGTAGCCGCCACGCCTACCGGGCGACGGTCACCGGCGTGCGTTTGCTGGCGAGCCCATGA
- the pdxS gene encoding pyridoxal 5'-phosphate synthase lyase subunit PdxS, whose translation MHQENRAGSATRATASTPTSKAGSPETFKGGVIMDVVTPDQARIAEQAGAVAVMALERVPADIRSQGGVARMSDPGLIEEIIEAVSIPVMAKVRIGHFVEAQILQAIGVDFIDESEVLTPADDAYHIDKRAFSVPFVCGATNIGEALRRIGEGAAMIRTKGEAGTGNVVEAVRHARSVIGEIRALKGMASEQLMTYAKEHGAPYELVRYVHEHGKLPVANFAAGGVATPADAALMMQLGVDGVFVGSGIFKAAASETDEGRRHQAWERRAAAIVKAVTHHDDPATLAEVSKNLGEAMVGIGMEALAEDQLLARRGW comes from the coding sequence ATGCACCAGGAAAACCGGGCGGGGAGCGCGACGCGCGCCACCGCCAGCACGCCCACGAGCAAAGCGGGATCTCCTGAAACGTTCAAGGGCGGCGTCATCATGGACGTCGTCACCCCCGACCAGGCGCGCATCGCCGAGCAGGCGGGCGCCGTGGCGGTGATGGCGCTCGAGCGCGTGCCCGCCGACATCCGCTCCCAAGGCGGCGTGGCGCGCATGTCCGACCCCGGCCTCATCGAAGAGATCATCGAGGCCGTGTCGATCCCGGTGATGGCCAAGGTGCGCATCGGCCACTTCGTCGAGGCCCAGATCCTGCAGGCCATCGGCGTCGACTTCATCGACGAGTCCGAGGTCCTCACCCCCGCCGACGACGCCTACCACATCGACAAGCGCGCCTTCAGCGTGCCGTTCGTGTGCGGCGCCACCAACATCGGCGAGGCGCTCAGGCGCATCGGCGAGGGCGCCGCCATGATCCGCACCAAGGGCGAGGCCGGCACCGGCAACGTGGTCGAGGCCGTGCGCCACGCCCGCAGCGTCATAGGCGAGATCCGCGCCCTAAAGGGCATGGCCAGCGAGCAACTCATGACCTACGCCAAGGAGCATGGCGCCCCCTACGAGCTGGTGCGCTACGTCCACGAGCACGGCAAGCTGCCGGTAGCCAACTTCGCGGCCGGCGGCGTGGCCACCCCGGCCGATGCGGCCCTCATGATGCAGCTCGGTGTCGACGGGGTGTTCGTCGGCTCCGGCATCTTCAAGGCCGCCGCCAGCGAGACCGACGAGGGCCGCCGCCATCAAGCCTGGGAGCGCCGCGCCGCGGCCATCGTTAAGGCCGTGACGCACCACGACGACCCCGCCACCCTCGCGGAGGTCTCCAAGAACCTGGGCGAGGCCATGGTCGGCATCGGCATGGAGGCGCTCGCGGAGGACCAGCTTCTGGCGCGCCGGGGCTGGTGA
- a CDS encoding MerR family DNA-binding protein, translated as MTTIGQLARRTRESVKTLRYWTDLGLLAAERGANGYRYYGAGAAERAQFIRAAQALGLTLREIGDVLAAREHAHPPCQAARDVLARHLRDVRERLAQWTRLEAELAERLAWAEAHPRPACEGEGCVYLADTPAARPGAAA; from the coding sequence ATGACGACGATCGGGCAGTTGGCGCGGCGCACGCGCGAGTCGGTGAAGACCCTCAGGTACTGGACGGACCTGGGCCTGCTGGCGGCCGAGCGCGGCGCCAACGGCTACCGCTACTACGGCGCCGGGGCCGCCGAGCGCGCGCAGTTCATCCGCGCCGCGCAGGCGCTCGGCCTCACGCTGCGCGAGATCGGGGACGTCCTCGCCGCGCGCGAGCACGCGCACCCGCCCTGCCAGGCGGCGCGCGACGTCCTGGCGCGCCACCTGCGCGACGTGCGCGAGCGCCTGGCGCAGTGGACGCGCCTGGAGGCGGAGCTCGCCGAGCGGCTGGCGTGGGCGGAGGCGCACCCGCGCCCCGCCTGCGAGGGCGAAGGCTGCGTCTACCTCGCCGACACGCCCGCCGCGCGCCCGGGCGCGGCCGCTTGA
- the merA gene encoding mercury(II) reductase, whose protein sequence is MARAENSDYDLLIIGTGGAGTAAAIRGAELGARVAIAEGAVVGGTCVNVGCIPSKLLLEAAAQFHAARTSFPSLAGEAQAAWQRAQARKRDVIARLRQKKYLDVLAGYEGVTLLRGEAALLGAGRVRVGEAVVGARRVVLATGAAPALPPVPGLAEAGALTSTSAMELKALPASLIVLGAGAVGLELGQAFARFGVRVSVLEVAPRILPGEDPELSNALADALSAEGLELRPGARVTRVERDAAGYRLEVEQGGAEETLHAEQLLVATGRRPNTAGLGLGGAGVEVDARGFVRVDEFMRTSNPRVFAAGDVTGAPQFVYLAAAAGRVAAQAALADLTGAPAAPLDASTVPRVTFTDPQLAAVGLTEAQARAAGHAVQVATLPAAAIPRAAVTGSDRGLIKLVAEAPGGRLLGAHLLTANAGDVIGEATLAVRFGLTSADLATTLHPYLTWAEGVKLAAQAFTQDVTKLSCCA, encoded by the coding sequence ATGGCCAGGGCAGAGAACTCCGATTACGACCTGTTGATCATCGGCACGGGCGGGGCGGGCACCGCCGCCGCCATCCGCGGCGCCGAGCTGGGCGCGCGCGTCGCCATCGCCGAGGGCGCGGTGGTGGGCGGCACCTGCGTCAACGTCGGCTGCATCCCCTCCAAGCTCCTGCTCGAGGCGGCCGCTCAGTTCCACGCCGCCCGCACCAGCTTCCCGAGTCTCGCCGGCGAGGCGCAAGCCGCCTGGCAGCGAGCGCAGGCGCGCAAGCGCGATGTGATCGCGCGCCTCCGGCAGAAGAAGTACCTCGACGTGCTCGCCGGCTACGAGGGCGTGACACTCCTGCGCGGGGAGGCCGCGCTCCTGGGGGCGGGCCGCGTGCGCGTGGGCGAGGCGGTGGTGGGCGCGCGCAGGGTGGTGCTCGCCACGGGCGCGGCGCCCGCCCTGCCGCCCGTCCCCGGCCTGGCGGAAGCGGGCGCCCTCACCAGCACCAGCGCCATGGAGCTTAAGGCGCTGCCGGCGTCGCTGATCGTGCTCGGCGCCGGCGCCGTCGGCCTGGAGCTGGGGCAGGCGTTCGCGCGCTTCGGCGTCAGGGTCAGCGTGCTCGAGGTCGCCCCGCGTATCCTGCCCGGCGAGGACCCCGAACTCTCGAACGCACTGGCGGACGCCCTTTCCGCCGAAGGGCTGGAGCTGCGCCCGGGCGCGCGCGTGACGCGCGTGGAGCGCGACGCGGCCGGCTACCGCCTGGAGGTCGAGCAGGGCGGCGCGGAAGAGACGCTGCACGCCGAGCAGCTCCTGGTGGCCACCGGCCGCCGCCCCAACACCGCCGGCCTCGGCCTGGGGGGCGCGGGGGTGGAGGTCGACGCGCGCGGCTTCGTGCGCGTCGACGAGTTCATGCGCACCTCGAACCCGCGCGTGTTCGCCGCCGGCGACGTCACCGGCGCGCCGCAGTTCGTCTACCTCGCCGCCGCGGCGGGCCGGGTGGCGGCGCAGGCCGCCCTCGCCGACCTCACGGGCGCGCCGGCCGCGCCGCTCGACGCGAGCACCGTGCCGCGCGTCACCTTCACCGACCCGCAGCTCGCCGCCGTGGGCTTGACGGAGGCGCAGGCGCGGGCGGCGGGACACGCCGTGCAAGTGGCGACGCTGCCGGCGGCGGCCATCCCGCGCGCGGCCGTCACCGGCTCCGACCGTGGCCTCATCAAGCTGGTGGCGGAGGCGCCCGGCGGCCGCCTGCTCGGCGCGCACCTCCTGACCGCCAACGCCGGCGACGTCATCGGCGAGGCCACGCTGGCAGTGCGCTTCGGCCTCACCAGCGCCGACCTCGCCACCACCCTCCACCCCTACCTGACGTGGGCGGAGGGCGTGAAGCTGGCGGCGCAGGCGTTCACCCAGGACGTGACCAAGCTCTCCTGCTGCGCCTGA
- a CDS encoding VOC family protein, producing the protein MRMLHAIPALPVRDLERSVAFYRDQLGFALLHGEAGFAVLRRDAVELHLWTAGDEAWRQRHATAPVLSGAESFLAGTASCRIAVTDVDALHAALRPLGVLHPNAPLRDEWYGAREFGVLDPDRNLITFYQPTQDPAA; encoded by the coding sequence TTGAGGATGCTGCACGCCATACCGGCCCTGCCGGTGCGCGACCTGGAGCGGAGCGTGGCGTTCTACCGCGACCAGCTCGGCTTCGCCCTGCTTCACGGCGAGGCGGGCTTCGCCGTCCTGCGGCGCGACGCCGTCGAGCTGCACCTGTGGACGGCCGGCGACGAGGCCTGGCGCCAGCGCCACGCCACAGCGCCGGTGCTGTCGGGCGCCGAGTCGTTCCTGGCCGGCACGGCGAGCTGCCGCATCGCCGTCACGGACGTGGACGCGCTCCACGCGGCGCTGCGGCCGCTGGGCGTGCTGCACCCCAACGCGCCGCTGCGCGACGAGTGGTACGGCGCGCGCGAGTTCGGGGTGCTCGACCCCGACCGCAACCTCATCACCTTCTACCAGCCGACACAAGACCCTGCCGCCTGA